One Spea bombifrons isolate aSpeBom1 chromosome 1, aSpeBom1.2.pri, whole genome shotgun sequence DNA window includes the following coding sequences:
- the GRK4 gene encoding G protein-coupled receptor kinase 4, producing MEIENIVANTVLLKAREGGGGKKNGRSKKWKEMLKLPHISQCEELRRTIERDYTSLCEKQPIGRLLFRQFCDTRLELKRCRGFLDAVAEYEVASDEKRKDHGSKVLYTYFKNGCASRLPEIPQETVHECKERLDQSPCKELFKDCTRIIHDYLSGAPFEDYQESMYFSRFLQWKWLERQPVTKNTFRHYRVLGKGGFGEVCACQVRATGKMYACKKLEKKRIKKRKGEAMALNEKQILEKVNSRFVVSLAYTYETKDALCLVLTIMNGGDLKFHIYNMGNPGFDEQRAVFYAAELCCGLENLQAERIVYRDLKPENILLDDRGHIRISDLGLAVQIPDGESIRGRVGTVGYMAPEVINNESYTFSPDWWGLGCLVYEMIQGQSPFRKRKEKVKRDEVDRRVKEDEEEYSEKFSEDAKSICRMLLTKDPKQRLGCQGDGANGVKQHPIFRNINFKRLEANMVDPPFAPDPRAVYCKDVLDIEQFSTVKGVNLDTTDDDFYSKFVTGCVSIPWQEEMIETECFKDINVYETDGCLCPDLDVSKPNIRPKRSFFHRLFRRGVCFKSSYSDDEEEAP from the exons AAAGAGACTACACGAGTCTGTGCGAGAAGCAGCCGATAGGAAGGCTCCTCTTCAGACAGTTCTGCGACACCAGGCTGGAGCTGAAGAGATGCAGAGGGTTCTTGGATGCCGTG GCAGAGTACGAGGTGGCTTCGGATGAGAAGCGGAAGGATCATGGTTCGAAAGTGCTATACACCTACTTCAAGAATGGG TGTGCATCCCGCTTGCCAGAAATACCTCAGGAAACCGTCCATGAATGCAAGGAAAGGTTGGATCAAAGCCCCTGTAAAGAGCTTTTTAAAGACTGCACTAG GATTATACATGATTATTTGAGCGGCGCGCCGTTCGAAGATTACCAGGAAAGCATGTATTTTTCCCGATTTCTGCAGTGGAAGTGGCTTGAGAG gcaACCCGTGACGAAGAACACTTTTCGGCATTACCGCGTTCTAGGAAAAGGTGGATTCGGAGAG GTGTGCGCCTGCCAGGTTCGAGCCACGGGGAAAATGTACGCCTGCAAAAagctggaaaagaaaagaataaaaaagagaaaaggagaagCGATGGCGTTAAACGAGAAGCAGATATTGGAAAAAGTAAATAGCCGGTTTGTA GTTAGTTTGGCCTACACTTATGAAACGAAGGACGCCCTCTGCTTAGTATTAACCATTATGAATGGCGGGGATCTTAAGTTTCACATCTACAACATGGGGAACCCGGGCTTCGACGAGCAGAGGGCCGTGTTTTACGCAGCCGAGCTGTGCTGTGGGCTGGAGAACCTCCAGGCGGAGAGGATAGTTTACAG gGACTTAAAGCCGGAAAACATTCTGCTGGATGATCGTG GACACATCAGGATTTCGGATCTTGGGCTAGCGGTGCAGATACCCGACGGAGAATCCATCCGGGGGCGAGTTGGCACAGTAGGCTACATGG CACCGGAAGTGATTAACAATGAAAGCTACACGTTCAGCCCTGACTGGTGGGGGCTCGGATGCCTCGTCTACGAGATGATTCAGGGCCAGTCTCCCTTCAGGAAGCGGAAGGAGAAGGTGAAGCGGGATGAAGTGGACCGGCGGGTGaaagaggatgaggaagagTATTCGGAGAAATTCTCCGAGGATGCCAAATCTATCTGCAGGATG TTACTCACAAAAGACCCTAAACAGAGACTGGGCTGCCAAGGAGATGGAGCAAATGGCGTAAAACAGCATCCGATATTCAGGAACATCAATTTTAAACGCTTGGAAGCGAATATGGTGGATCCCCCGTTTGCTCCTGAT CCGCGAGCTGTATATTGCAAGGACGTGCTGGATATTGAGCAGTTTTCTACGGTGAAAGGGGTTAACCTGGACACGACGGATGATGATTTCTATTCGAAGTTTGTAACAGGCTGTGTCTCCATCCCCTGGCAGGAAGAG ATGATTGAAACAGAGTGTTTTAAAGACATCAATGTGTATGAGACGGACGGCTGCTTGTGCCCAGACCTGGATGTAAGCAAACCGAACATTAGACCAAAGAGGAGCTTCTTTCATCGGCTGTTCCGAAGAGGG GTCTGTTTTAAATCTTCCTACAGCGACGATGAAGAAGAAGCCCCATGA